From the genome of Coleofasciculus sp. FACHB-T130, one region includes:
- a CDS encoding methionine gamma-lyase family protein, with translation MNSFQQLQEAEKVLFPIFSAIDATVKQNLKRVLEAFRHHRVGAHHFAGVTGYGHDDLGRQTLDRVFADVMGAEAAAVRVQFVSGTHAIACALFGVLRPGDEMLAVVGAPYDTLEEVIGLRGQGQGSLLDFGVSYKELALTEEGIIDWQALATAVSDRTRLVLIQRSCGYSWRPSLSITDIEKIVFLVKQQNPNTVCFVDNCYGEFIEEQEPTAIGADLMAGSLIKNPGGTIVTAGGYVAGRADLVEAAACRLTAPGIGSSGGASFDQHRLMFQGLFLAPQMVGEAMKGNHLTAYVFDRLGYAVNPLPMAPRRDVIQAIKLGSREKMIAFCRAIQQHSPIDSYVDPIPGDMPGYESQLVMAGGTFIEGSTSELSSDGPLREPYVVFCQGGTHWTHVAIALEAAIEAVGPA, from the coding sequence ATGAACAGCTTTCAACAGCTACAGGAAGCAGAAAAGGTACTGTTTCCGATTTTTTCCGCAATTGACGCAACAGTCAAGCAAAATCTCAAACGAGTGCTGGAAGCCTTTCGTCACCATCGGGTGGGGGCGCACCATTTCGCTGGTGTCACCGGCTACGGTCACGATGATTTAGGGCGTCAGACGCTCGATCGGGTATTTGCGGACGTGATGGGTGCCGAAGCTGCTGCGGTTCGAGTGCAGTTTGTGTCCGGTACTCATGCGATCGCCTGTGCCTTATTTGGCGTTCTTCGTCCTGGAGATGAAATGCTGGCAGTGGTCGGTGCCCCCTATGACACGCTAGAAGAAGTTATTGGTTTGCGTGGGCAAGGCCAAGGCTCCTTACTTGATTTTGGCGTTAGTTACAAAGAATTGGCTCTTACGGAAGAAGGAATTATTGATTGGCAAGCGCTGGCGACAGCAGTTAGCGATCGCACCCGTCTCGTCTTAATCCAGCGTTCCTGCGGCTATTCCTGGCGTCCCAGTCTTTCGATTACCGACATCGAAAAGATTGTTTTCCTGGTTAAACAACAAAATCCCAACACAGTTTGCTTTGTCGATAATTGTTACGGGGAATTTATTGAAGAACAGGAACCCACCGCTATCGGTGCCGATCTAATGGCTGGTTCTTTGATTAAAAATCCTGGTGGTACTATCGTAACCGCTGGCGGCTATGTTGCGGGGCGGGCAGACTTAGTAGAAGCCGCTGCCTGTCGTTTGACTGCACCAGGGATTGGCAGTAGTGGCGGTGCCAGTTTCGATCAACATCGCCTGATGTTCCAAGGATTGTTCCTCGCACCGCAAATGGTCGGGGAAGCCATGAAAGGAAATCACCTGACGGCTTACGTTTTCGATCGGCTGGGTTATGCAGTGAATCCTTTACCAATGGCACCCCGTCGAGATGTGATTCAAGCCATCAAATTGGGTTCGCGTGAGAAGATGATTGCCTTTTGTCGAGCCATTCAACAGCACTCGCCCATCGATTCCTATGTCGATCCCATACCCGGTGATATGCCGGGATATGAGAGCCAGCTAGTGATGGCTGGAGGTACGTTTATTGAAGGCAGCACCTCTGAATTGTCATCCGATGGGCCGCTGCGAGAGCCATACGTTGTATTTTGTCAAGGCGGAACCCATTGGACTCATGTAGCGATCGCGCTAGAAGCCGCAATTGAAGCTGTGGGGCCAGCTTAG
- a CDS encoding Coenzyme F420 hydrogenase/dehydrogenase, beta subunit C-terminal domain encodes MTSVRPHDKAKALKPSSRRPAKELCSECGLCDTYYIHYVKEACAFLNQQIAELEEQIHGRSRNLDNPDDWYFGVSQEMMAARKTEPIEGAQWTGIVSTIAIEMLNRGMVEGVVCVQNTKEDRFQPMPIIARTPEEILAARVNKPTLSPNLSVLEQIEQSGMKRLLVIGVGCQIQALRAVEKELGLEKLYVLGTPCVDNVNRAGLQKFLETTSRSPDTVVHYEFMQDFRVHFKHEDGSMEMVPFFGLKTNQLKDVFAPSCMSCFDYVNSLADLVVGYMGAPFGWQWIVVRNDTGKEMLDLVQDQIDTQPVMSQGNRKEAVQQSIPAYDKGVTLPMWAAKLMGVVIEKIGPKGLEYARFSIDSHFTRNYLYVKRNHPEKLEAHVPEYAKRIVGQYKLPES; translated from the coding sequence ATGACTTCGGTGCGCCCTCACGATAAAGCCAAAGCCCTCAAACCTTCTAGTCGTCGCCCTGCTAAAGAACTCTGTAGCGAGTGCGGGCTATGCGACACCTACTATATTCACTATGTCAAGGAAGCGTGTGCATTTCTTAATCAGCAGATAGCGGAACTGGAAGAACAAATCCACGGAAGAAGCCGCAATCTAGATAATCCCGATGATTGGTACTTTGGGGTTAGTCAAGAGATGATGGCGGCGCGGAAAACTGAGCCAATTGAGGGGGCGCAGTGGACGGGAATTGTCAGCACCATTGCCATCGAAATGCTCAATCGCGGCATGGTTGAAGGTGTCGTCTGCGTCCAGAATACGAAGGAAGACAGATTTCAGCCAATGCCGATAATTGCTCGGACTCCAGAGGAAATTCTGGCAGCACGAGTGAATAAACCAACGCTGTCGCCTAATCTCTCGGTATTGGAGCAAATTGAGCAATCTGGGATGAAGCGGCTGTTGGTAATTGGTGTTGGTTGCCAAATTCAAGCATTACGAGCCGTTGAGAAGGAACTGGGACTCGAAAAGCTCTACGTTTTGGGTACGCCCTGTGTGGATAACGTTAACCGCGCTGGGTTGCAAAAATTCTTGGAAACCACCAGCCGTTCCCCGGATACAGTTGTCCATTACGAGTTTATGCAAGATTTCCGGGTTCACTTCAAGCACGAAGATGGCTCTATGGAAATGGTGCCTTTCTTTGGACTGAAGACAAACCAGTTAAAGGATGTTTTTGCTCCTTCTTGCATGAGCTGCTTTGATTATGTGAATTCTCTGGCAGATTTAGTCGTAGGCTACATGGGCGCACCTTTTGGCTGGCAGTGGATTGTGGTGCGGAATGACACTGGCAAAGAAATGCTGGATTTGGTGCAAGATCAGATAGATACGCAGCCAGTGATGTCCCAAGGAAACCGCAAAGAAGCTGTACAACAAAGTATCCCCGCCTACGATAAAGGCGTCACTCTCCCGATGTGGGCGGCAAAGCTGATGGGAGTCGTGATAGAAAAAATTGGCCCCAAAGGTTTAGAGTATGCCCGTTTCTCCATTGATTCCCACTTCACCCGCAATTATTTGTATGTGAAGCGCAATCATCCAGAGAAGTTAGAGGCGCACGTACCAGAATATGCCAAGCGGATTGTCGGGCAGTATAAATTGCCGGAATCTTGA
- a CDS encoding PspA/IM30 family protein, translating into MGLFERISRIVRAEINHINRENYTGNFGDGTAFAAGGATSGAAIGKIGIVAKGGGFSVGAVPLGAAGALTGLALYEAIRAIAERNTRSLGAAAAGAAAGAGISGAIGGVGVAAGGTAFAVGMAPMAAAGAVAGLGIASLARLIQQGIDPEKLLELAIEDMHEDLVKLRKAVVPVIVAQKRLLQQYNQAQTEVNNWHQRAQLALQKEDENLAREAILRKKIHAETASTLKAQIDQGTAQVDTLKRNLAVFESKVSEAKAYKPILKARIQAAKAQEQLQNTVGRLNTSGSMAAFERMEEKVLELEARSTAAAELTGNNLDQQFAMLESGNDVDDELAAMKAQLTGSSTTQAQLPAANPTTTSSKSNLAVDNELEDLKKQLDNL; encoded by the coding sequence ATGGGATTATTTGAGCGCATCAGCCGCATAGTCAGAGCTGAGATTAACCATATTAACCGTGAAAACTATACAGGTAACTTCGGAGATGGTACAGCATTTGCGGCTGGAGGGGCTACATCTGGTGCTGCCATAGGCAAAATTGGAATAGTCGCAAAAGGCGGTGGTTTTAGCGTTGGCGCAGTTCCCTTAGGTGCGGCTGGAGCATTAACTGGTCTTGCCCTTTATGAAGCAATAAGAGCAATAGCAGAGCGAAATACTCGGTCTCTTGGTGCGGCAGCAGCAGGAGCAGCAGCAGGTGCGGGTATTTCAGGTGCTATTGGCGGCGTAGGAGTAGCTGCTGGGGGAACTGCATTTGCTGTTGGTATGGCTCCTATGGCAGCTGCTGGAGCTGTAGCTGGGCTTGGTATCGCTAGCTTGGCTCGGCTCATTCAACAAGGAATTGACCCCGAAAAGCTGCTAGAGCTAGCTATTGAGGATATGCACGAAGACTTGGTGAAGTTGCGTAAAGCTGTTGTTCCAGTCATAGTCGCTCAAAAACGCCTCCTGCAACAGTACAACCAAGCTCAAACCGAAGTGAACAACTGGCATCAACGCGCTCAGTTGGCTCTCCAAAAAGAGGATGAGAATTTGGCTCGTGAAGCGATCTTGAGGAAAAAGATTCACGCTGAAACCGCAAGCACTCTAAAAGCCCAAATAGACCAGGGAACAGCTCAGGTAGATACGCTCAAGCGCAATTTAGCTGTTTTTGAAAGTAAGGTTTCTGAAGCCAAAGCGTACAAGCCCATCCTTAAGGCACGAATACAAGCTGCCAAGGCTCAAGAGCAGCTGCAAAACACAGTCGGTCGGCTGAATACCAGCGGATCGATGGCAGCCTTTGAGCGGATGGAAGAAAAAGTGTTGGAACTAGAAGCTCGTTCCACAGCAGCAGCCGAGCTTACTGGCAATAATTTAGATCAGCAATTTGCCATGCTCGAATCCGGCAATGACGTTGATGATGAATTGGCAGCAATGAAAGCGCAGTTGACTGGTTCTTCCACCACCCAAGCGCAACTACCGGCAGCTAACCCAACTACTACTTCCTCTAAATCTAATTTAGCAGTTGATAACGAATTAGAAGACTTAAAAAAGCAACTAGATAACCTTTAA
- a CDS encoding GerMN domain-containing protein: MHRIRKSALFSFCLLLIVSGISACDTQVTDAAPSSETPKVVTESSTKPSTEPTQPQSSLEVSSSEKNAQTKQAVQSSFEPVKATPKKVKIFFPKNPQSGQDFTYVEPVWRTTNSPSTAQFAIEQLIAGPTSQEKARGFIDPIEFKGSSNCGKDFTISITNGIAKLKFCKSVISGGTGDDARQKFSINTTLKQFPTVNSVIILDRNGKCLNDQSGENTCLKKAEKLTTESGLSIDGLGSVKINMTVAEASGVAGTPIVPSRQNPNRVCDYYKPANGPEGVTFMVTQGRIATVEIETNKITTVHGIKVDDTESTIKSAYPGQIQVSRLLNSEKGKAWVVQPSSFANKDFRLVFVSPNGETVSRMIAGKVPEVNYAEGCLDVRPG; the protein is encoded by the coding sequence ATGCACCGCATCCGTAAATCAGCTTTATTTTCTTTTTGCTTGTTATTAATAGTTTCGGGTATCAGTGCTTGTGACACTCAAGTTACAGATGCCGCACCCTCCTCAGAAACACCCAAAGTCGTAACCGAATCATCAACCAAACCCTCGACCGAACCAACTCAGCCCCAATCAAGCTTAGAGGTATCTTCTTCAGAAAAAAACGCTCAAACTAAACAAGCTGTTCAAAGCAGCTTCGAGCCGGTGAAAGCAACTCCAAAAAAGGTAAAAATCTTTTTTCCTAAAAACCCCCAAAGCGGGCAAGATTTCACTTATGTTGAGCCAGTTTGGCGAACAACAAACAGTCCGAGTACAGCCCAGTTTGCCATTGAGCAATTAATCGCAGGGCCTACAAGTCAGGAAAAAGCTCGTGGTTTTATCGACCCTATTGAATTCAAGGGCAGTTCCAACTGCGGCAAAGATTTTACGATTTCCATCACGAATGGAATTGCTAAACTGAAATTCTGTAAGTCGGTAATTTCAGGAGGTACTGGAGATGATGCTCGTCAAAAATTCTCTATTAATACCACCCTTAAGCAATTTCCAACTGTCAACTCAGTTATTATTCTGGATAGAAACGGCAAATGCTTAAACGATCAAAGTGGCGAGAATACTTGCCTAAAGAAAGCCGAAAAACTGACAACTGAATCGGGGCTATCGATTGACGGACTTGGGTCAGTTAAAATTAACATGACTGTTGCTGAGGCATCAGGCGTTGCTGGGACTCCAATCGTGCCATCCCGGCAAAATCCCAATCGCGTCTGTGACTATTACAAGCCAGCAAATGGGCCTGAGGGTGTTACTTTCATGGTCACTCAAGGTCGTATCGCTACGGTAGAAATTGAAACCAATAAAATTACCACTGTTCATGGTATCAAAGTTGACGATACAGAAAGCACGATTAAGTCTGCCTATCCCGGACAAATTCAGGTAAGTCGTCTTCTCAACAGCGAAAAAGGTAAAGCCTGGGTCGTTCAACCAAGCAGCTTTGCTAACAAAGACTTCCGTCTCGTTTTTGTCTCTCCGAATGGCGAGACTGTATCGCGCATGATTGCTGGTAAAGTTCCAGAAGTTAATTATGCAGAAGGCTGTCTTGATGTTCGCCCTGGTTGA
- a CDS encoding 16S rRNA (cytosine(967)-C(5))-methyltransferase has product MQNPRQIAFLALRDVHRKGAFADVALDRLLRQADLSATDRRLVTELVYGSVRRQRSLDALIDHLGKKKAHQQPLDLRAILHLGLYQLRYQDRIPVSAAVNTTVQLAKDNGFSGLSGFINGLLRQYIRLAEGKKQGNRGGEVQNLESDPLHLPKNPVERLGILHSYPDWIIEVWLERLGLEETEHLCEWMNQTPAIDLRVNPLRAEIEKVEAALQAAGISVSRVPHLPQALRLTGGTGAIQNLPGFSEGWWTVQDSSAQLVSYLLDPQPGEVVIDACAAPGGKTTHIAELMEDRGTVWACDKTASRLRKLQENAKRLSLHSIQIQEGDSRNLPQFINQADRVLLDAPCSGLGTLHRHADARWRQTLQTVQELSILQGELLDRVATWVKPNGILVYATCTLHPLENEGVVRAFLERYPQWQILPPNPNSPAAAYTTPAGWIEVWPHRHQMDGFFMVRLQKKNS; this is encoded by the coding sequence ATGCAAAATCCTCGTCAAATAGCATTTCTGGCACTTCGGGATGTCCACCGTAAAGGCGCTTTTGCTGACGTGGCACTCGACCGACTGCTGCGCCAAGCAGACTTAAGTGCTACCGATCGGCGCTTAGTGACAGAGTTAGTTTATGGGAGTGTGAGAAGACAGCGATCGCTCGATGCACTCATCGACCATCTAGGTAAAAAGAAAGCCCACCAACAACCCCTAGACCTCCGCGCAATTCTGCATCTAGGCTTATATCAGCTTCGTTATCAAGACCGAATTCCTGTGTCGGCAGCTGTGAATACTACCGTGCAATTAGCCAAAGACAACGGATTTTCTGGGCTTTCCGGCTTTATCAATGGTCTATTGCGACAGTATATTCGTCTAGCGGAAGGCAAAAAGCAGGGGAACCGGGGAGGGGAAGTTCAGAACTTAGAATCTGACCCGCTACATCTGCCAAAAAACCCAGTTGAACGATTAGGCATCTTACACAGCTATCCCGACTGGATTATTGAAGTATGGCTAGAACGTCTGGGTTTAGAAGAAACGGAACATCTGTGTGAATGGATGAACCAAACCCCAGCAATTGACCTGCGGGTAAATCCCCTTCGCGCTGAGATAGAGAAAGTTGAGGCAGCACTGCAAGCTGCGGGTATCTCAGTGAGTCGCGTCCCCCATCTACCCCAAGCTTTGAGGCTAACTGGTGGCACAGGCGCAATTCAAAATTTACCTGGTTTTAGCGAAGGTTGGTGGACGGTACAAGATAGTAGTGCCCAGCTAGTCAGTTATCTGCTAGATCCCCAACCGGGCGAAGTAGTCATTGATGCCTGTGCAGCACCAGGGGGAAAGACAACGCACATCGCAGAATTGATGGAAGATCGGGGAACTGTTTGGGCGTGTGACAAGACTGCTTCCCGTCTCCGGAAACTGCAAGAAAATGCCAAAAGGTTAAGTTTGCACTCGATTCAAATTCAGGAGGGGGACAGCCGCAACCTACCCCAGTTTATCAATCAAGCTGATAGGGTATTACTCGATGCCCCCTGCTCTGGACTGGGGACGCTGCATCGTCATGCTGACGCCCGTTGGCGGCAAACTCTACAGACAGTTCAGGAACTTTCAATTCTGCAAGGCGAACTATTAGATCGAGTGGCTACCTGGGTTAAACCGAATGGCATTCTGGTTTATGCAACTTGTACCTTGCATCCATTAGAGAATGAAGGTGTTGTTCGCGCCTTTTTAGAGCGTTACCCCCAGTGGCAGATTTTGCCCCCCAACCCCAATTCACCAGCGGCAGCTTATACTACCCCTGCTGGATGGATCGAAGTCTGGCCCCACCGGCATCAAATGGATGGATTCTTTATGGTGCGGCTACAGAAGAAAAATAGCTAA
- a CDS encoding TerB family tellurite resistance protein has translation MVANSSVKQLVKILIGAAWIDGKIQSEERQYLQRVAKEKGIADDPEIQPLLYELVAVSPSEVYNWVQDYLGDRPSTDDYQRLIEALSALIYSDGEVAIEEAKLLTRLQLLDPNSASQKSAPSPVLKAIQKLYRRWVDHQN, from the coding sequence ATGGTAGCCAATTCTAGTGTTAAACAGCTTGTTAAAATTCTCATCGGCGCAGCTTGGATTGATGGCAAAATTCAGTCAGAGGAACGGCAATATCTTCAGCGAGTGGCGAAGGAAAAGGGCATTGCTGACGATCCAGAGATTCAGCCTTTGTTGTATGAACTCGTCGCTGTAAGCCCAAGCGAGGTCTACAATTGGGTGCAAGATTATTTAGGCGATCGCCCCAGCACCGACGATTACCAGCGCCTCATCGAAGCCCTCAGCGCTTTAATTTATAGCGATGGCGAGGTAGCGATTGAGGAAGCTAAACTCCTAACTCGATTACAGCTTCTAGATCCCAACAGTGCCTCTCAGAAGTCAGCCCCTAGTCCTGTCCTCAAAGCGATTCAAAAACTCTACCGTCGGTGGGTTGACCATCAGAACTAG
- a CDS encoding S-layer homology domain-containing protein — translation MSNLKRLKSGTALLLMLGMSAGSMAPLVETIMSPAPAVAQAINFSDVSSSYWAASFIQELAQRDVIAGFPDGTFRPNDPVTRAQFAAMVRKAFNKNKIRNAVNFVDLSSTYWAYSAIREAYEMGFLSGYPGNVFRPTQNIPREQVLVSLANGLNYTASNPVSADLQVYNDASSISTYARSSIAAATEKSIVVNYPTLQTLNPTRNATRAEVAAFIYQALVSSGQVAAINSPYIVSLNDTPPEDTTVAIPAGTTIPVRYEKEKILVTKDERAPLTLTVAANITTSDGTVLIPSGSQVVGELQPAQGGSQFVAKELVFTNGQRVAIDATSQTITKTESVTKGTSVGGILKNAALGAAAAAAVSAVTGDKAIATEEVLGGLGIGGLIGLFLGRDRVDLIAIDPDTDLNLRLNDELVLEQ, via the coding sequence ATGTCTAACTTAAAGCGCTTGAAATCTGGAACAGCTTTACTACTAATGCTGGGAATGTCGGCAGGTTCGATGGCTCCCCTAGTAGAAACAATTATGTCACCGGCACCAGCTGTTGCTCAAGCTATCAATTTTAGTGATGTATCCTCAAGCTACTGGGCTGCTAGTTTTATTCAAGAACTGGCACAACGTGATGTAATTGCCGGGTTCCCCGATGGTACGTTTCGACCCAACGATCCGGTGACTCGTGCCCAATTCGCGGCGATGGTTCGTAAGGCCTTCAACAAGAATAAAATCCGCAATGCTGTTAATTTTGTGGATCTTTCATCGACCTACTGGGCATACTCGGCTATCCGTGAAGCTTACGAAATGGGATTTTTGTCGGGTTATCCCGGTAACGTCTTTAGACCTACACAAAATATTCCCCGGGAACAAGTTCTAGTTTCCTTGGCGAATGGCTTGAATTACACTGCCAGCAATCCCGTATCGGCTGATTTGCAAGTGTATAACGATGCTTCTTCCATCTCTACCTATGCTCGCAGTAGCATTGCTGCGGCAACAGAAAAGAGCATTGTGGTGAACTATCCGACTCTCCAGACGCTGAATCCAACTCGGAATGCCACCAGAGCGGAGGTAGCAGCTTTCATCTATCAGGCATTGGTGAGTTCTGGACAAGTAGCGGCAATTAATTCGCCCTATATTGTCTCTCTCAACGACACACCGCCAGAGGACACGACAGTCGCGATTCCGGCTGGAACCACCATCCCAGTTAGGTACGAGAAAGAAAAAATTCTGGTTACAAAGGACGAAAGGGCACCGCTGACGCTAACGGTGGCAGCAAATATCACCACATCTGATGGAACGGTGCTAATCCCCTCTGGCAGCCAAGTGGTCGGTGAACTGCAACCGGCTCAGGGAGGCTCTCAGTTTGTGGCGAAGGAACTGGTTTTCACGAACGGTCAACGGGTGGCTATCGATGCTACTTCTCAAACCATTACCAAAACCGAATCCGTTACCAAGGGTACTAGCGTTGGTGGGATCCTCAAGAATGCCGCATTAGGTGCTGCTGCTGCTGCTGCGGTTTCTGCTGTGACGGGTGACAAAGCGATCGCTACCGAAGAAGTCTTGGGTGGTCTGGGAATTGGTGGACTCATTGGACTGTTCCTCGGTCGGGATAGAGTCGATCTGATTGCGATTGACCCGGATACGGATCTGAATCTGCGGTTAAATGATGAGTTAGTGCTAGAGCAGTAA
- a CDS encoding transposase, which yields MNPPKVNEYDYINFLIAAQKAYTCTEAERVQPESDNAAAHDAITRLLHRMEPSSDQLWQEAQSQVQLKQGILVVDDSTLDKLYAEKMELVTRHWSGKHGRVVQGINLITLLWTEGDRHIPLDYRFYEKSVDGATKNDHFRAMLTRAKERGFAPECVVFDSWYSSLDNLKLIREYGWIWLTRLKRNRHVNPDNTGNRPLHEVEIAATGTVVHLKGYGFVKVFKIATPDGDIDYWATNDLHLSELQRLQFAEFAWAIEEYHRGLKQCCGAERAQVRSSRAQRNHIGLAIRAFLRLELHWFATGISWYEAKLTIVRDAIRTYLAAPRFVLAPTA from the coding sequence ATGAACCCACCCAAGGTCAATGAATACGATTACATCAACTTTTTAATCGCTGCGCAGAAGGCATATACCTGCACGGAAGCTGAACGAGTGCAACCGGAATCGGATAATGCTGCTGCCCATGATGCAATTACTCGGTTGTTGCATCGGATGGAGCCGTCCAGCGACCAACTGTGGCAAGAAGCACAGTCGCAAGTGCAGTTGAAGCAGGGGATATTGGTAGTCGATGATTCCACTCTTGATAAGCTGTATGCCGAGAAGATGGAATTGGTGACACGGCACTGGTCCGGCAAGCATGGACGAGTCGTGCAGGGCATCAACCTCATAACCCTGTTGTGGACAGAAGGCGACCGTCACATCCCGTTAGACTATCGGTTTTACGAAAAGAGTGTTGATGGGGCAACTAAGAACGATCACTTTCGTGCCATGCTCACGCGGGCGAAGGAACGGGGATTTGCTCCCGAATGCGTGGTATTTGATAGTTGGTACAGCAGCCTGGACAACCTCAAGTTGATTCGAGAGTATGGTTGGATTTGGTTGACTCGACTCAAGCGCAATCGACACGTTAACCCAGACAACACCGGGAACCGCCCGCTCCATGAGGTTGAGATTGCCGCCACTGGTACGGTGGTTCACCTCAAAGGCTATGGATTCGTCAAAGTCTTCAAGATTGCCACTCCAGACGGTGACATTGATTACTGGGCGACCAATGACCTCCACTTAAGTGAACTGCAACGGCTCCAGTTTGCCGAATTCGCCTGGGCAATTGAGGAGTACCATCGGGGACTCAAGCAGTGTTGTGGAGCCGAACGTGCTCAAGTTCGTTCCAGCCGTGCCCAACGCAACCATATCGGTTTAGCGATTCGTGCGTTCCTACGTTTGGAACTGCATTGGTTCGCCACGGGCATCAGTTGGTATGAGGCAAAATTAACGATTGTCCGCGATGCCATACGTACCTACTTGGCGGCTCCCCGTTTCGTTCTCGCTCCAACTGCGTAA
- a CDS encoding ATP-binding protein — MSTSSEFITLCQSQVALLTQGLEAALSVVYLTEELVEGVPTKLRPVVAYPQTAVEWETDEISALGFSDRPLASIPRLLSAASPVPQESDAVSETGSTESAAEVEKAETIDELQAKTGTSPLQRSLFADADLSSSSRQIVVPLLHEGVVMGLLVTAREDRPWNQRERTAIERIADTLASACILDRRSQWFEQQLSQQRHLQAQQRDLMDDLIHQFRNPMTALRTFGKLLLRRLVPGDANREVANSIVRESDRLQELLLQFDRAVDMDEGELVPLYGQIADRAYDAVPMPIAPSCPLPPKGEDLGNLYSPLGLEPQTIPTRALALESCSVAKVLEPLVVTSSAIAQEKNLALLAEIPPNLPPVQANAKVLREVLSNLIDNALKYTPAGGQVYIQAGNRRHTSQGDFQAIAISDTGPGIPVQDKEHLFERHYRGVQAETEIPGSGLGLAIARDLVEQMQGEIEVISPAERNWLDRSIPHTQGPGTTFIVWLLTEALKGEDEV; from the coding sequence ATGTCTACCAGTTCAGAATTTATAACTTTGTGCCAATCACAAGTAGCACTATTAACTCAAGGACTGGAAGCTGCCTTGAGTGTTGTGTATTTAACGGAAGAACTGGTAGAGGGCGTCCCAACTAAGCTAAGGCCGGTTGTTGCTTACCCACAGACAGCGGTGGAATGGGAAACGGATGAGATTTCGGCTCTGGGATTTTCCGATCGACCATTGGCATCCATTCCTCGGTTACTGTCAGCGGCATCTCCGGTTCCTCAGGAGTCCGATGCGGTTTCTGAGACGGGTTCAACGGAATCGGCGGCTGAAGTCGAGAAAGCAGAAACGATTGATGAGTTGCAGGCAAAAACGGGGACATCGCCCCTCCAGCGATCGCTCTTCGCCGATGCTGACCTGAGTAGCTCCTCACGCCAAATTGTGGTGCCTTTGTTGCATGAAGGTGTGGTGATGGGGTTGCTGGTGACAGCTCGTGAAGATAGACCTTGGAACCAGCGAGAACGAACCGCGATTGAACGGATTGCCGATACACTGGCGAGCGCTTGTATTCTGGATCGGCGTTCCCAATGGTTTGAGCAGCAACTGAGTCAGCAACGTCATCTCCAGGCTCAACAGCGCGATCTCATGGACGATCTGATACACCAATTTCGCAATCCCATGACCGCCTTACGGACGTTTGGCAAGTTGCTCCTCAGACGATTGGTACCCGGAGATGCGAACCGCGAAGTTGCCAACAGCATCGTGCGTGAAAGCGATCGCTTGCAAGAGTTGCTTCTACAGTTCGATCGGGCAGTGGATATGGACGAAGGAGAGTTAGTGCCTTTGTACGGGCAAATCGCGGATCGCGCTTACGATGCAGTTCCCATGCCGATTGCGCCGTCTTGTCCGCTTCCTCCAAAAGGTGAAGATTTAGGAAATCTCTACTCTCCCTTGGGATTGGAGCCTCAGACAATTCCGACGAGAGCGCTGGCGTTGGAATCCTGCTCGGTGGCGAAAGTTTTGGAACCGCTAGTGGTGACATCCAGCGCGATCGCCCAAGAAAAAAATCTGGCTTTATTAGCAGAAATTCCTCCGAATTTGCCGCCAGTACAAGCCAATGCCAAAGTGCTGCGCGAAGTGTTAAGCAATCTGATTGACAATGCTTTGAAATATACCCCGGCGGGTGGGCAAGTTTACATTCAGGCAGGAAATCGACGACATACTTCTCAAGGAGATTTTCAGGCGATCGCAATTAGCGATACTGGCCCTGGCATTCCCGTGCAAGATAAAGAGCATTTGTTTGAGCGACATTACCGAGGCGTCCAGGCAGAAACTGAGATTCCGGGGAGTGGATTGGGTTTAGCGATCGCGAGAGATTTAGTAGAACAAATGCAGGGCGAAATTGAAGTCATTAGCCCCGCCGAACGCAACTGGCTCGATCGCAGTATTCCCCACACTCAAGGACCCGGAACGACCTTTATTGTCTGGTTACTAACTGAAGCCTTAAAGGGCGAAGATGAAGTTTGA
- a CDS encoding DUF3155 domain-containing protein, producing the protein MARRRKRKSRRRQEGRRILEHVPQYSIESGEDKPVTAARKFIQTEGILPPALLLVKRNEHTTDRYFWAEKGLFGAQYVEENHFLFPSLRIIDNPVEKPTLAAVRSS; encoded by the coding sequence TTGGCTAGAAGACGCAAGCGGAAAAGTCGCCGTCGCCAGGAAGGACGTAGAATTTTAGAGCATGTCCCTCAGTATAGTATTGAAAGTGGCGAAGATAAACCAGTCACCGCCGCGCGAAAGTTTATTCAAACCGAAGGAATCCTTCCGCCTGCTTTGCTGCTCGTGAAGCGGAACGAACACACCACAGATCGGTACTTTTGGGCGGAAAAAGGGCTATTTGGTGCCCAATACGTTGAAGAAAATCATTTTCTGTTTCCTAGCCTTAGGATAATCGACAATCCTGTGGAAAAGCCTACCCTCGCCGCTGTTCGTAGCAGCTGA